A single window of Granulicella mallensis MP5ACTX8 DNA harbors:
- a CDS encoding UPF0175 family protein: MNLELQIPDDVAHLLAAEYADLSKAAIEALALEGYRSLRLSEGQVRQMLGFSSRMQVHAFLKEHGVPLHYSMADLEQDRETSRQLEDKVKIGNHRAA; the protein is encoded by the coding sequence ATGAATCTCGAACTCCAGATTCCGGATGATGTAGCGCACCTTCTCGCGGCGGAGTACGCTGACTTGTCAAAGGCCGCCATCGAGGCATTGGCGCTTGAAGGATACCGTTCTTTGCGACTTTCCGAAGGTCAAGTGAGACAGATGCTTGGTTTTTCCTCGCGTATGCAAGTCCATGCTTTCCTAAAGGAACATGGTGTTCCTCTCCATTATTCGATGGCTGATCTGGAGCAGGATCGTGAGACGTCCCGGCAGCTTGAAGACAAGGTTAAGATCGGTAATCATCGCGCAGCATGA
- a CDS encoding sensor histidine kinase has protein sequence MHKNDPKLILITLLVELGVAAAVASSLARSTHFKRLLLLRERSRRETLQLLAWICVPLMLGVMVRVRVPNFLAADLTFEATAVLGLLLGPAAAMVGGVVLALPAMLHHEYLALAANLMIALIFGAFGQFAEEDDIWSFSPLIDLSIYRWVRRTVTHPHLDRQIFLLVLLMAVQFGTSLLSRFYPRRYFELYSDSWIVELAICACAPVVVGIPLKIWNAVRIEQKLEEQGRLLLEARLDALQRQINPHFLFNTLNSIASLIRSKPELAREMIVKLGNILRMLLREGEAFVALGEELTFTDDYLDIEVVRFGEKLRVVKEIAADTLDVVVPSMLLQPLIENSIKHGLEPRISGGTVTLRSRIEHGRLVIEIEDDGVGIEPGGGMAAPVSGIVREGSGIGMKNVRERMQVLYGGAAHVEIVSRPGRGTKVRLVMPVDGVEGRERLGEFAR, from the coding sequence GTGCATAAGAACGACCCAAAACTCATCCTTATAACGCTGTTGGTGGAGCTGGGCGTGGCGGCGGCGGTTGCCAGCTCCCTGGCGCGGTCGACACACTTCAAGCGGCTTCTCTTGCTGCGCGAGCGTAGCCGTCGCGAGACGCTGCAGCTGCTGGCCTGGATCTGTGTCCCGTTGATGCTGGGTGTGATGGTGCGTGTACGCGTGCCCAACTTTCTGGCTGCCGATCTCACCTTTGAGGCGACCGCCGTGCTTGGGCTGTTACTGGGGCCTGCAGCTGCGATGGTGGGCGGTGTGGTGCTGGCGCTTCCGGCGATGCTGCATCACGAGTACCTTGCCCTGGCCGCGAACCTGATGATCGCCCTGATCTTCGGAGCGTTCGGACAGTTCGCGGAAGAGGACGACATCTGGTCGTTCTCGCCGCTGATCGACCTGAGCATCTACCGCTGGGTGCGGCGTACAGTGACGCATCCCCATCTCGACCGGCAGATCTTTCTGCTGGTGCTGTTGATGGCTGTGCAATTCGGTACAAGTCTTTTATCTCGTTTCTATCCAAGGCGATATTTCGAGTTGTACTCGGACTCCTGGATCGTTGAACTGGCGATCTGTGCGTGTGCGCCGGTGGTTGTGGGAATCCCTCTGAAGATCTGGAACGCGGTGCGCATCGAGCAGAAGCTCGAGGAGCAGGGACGACTGTTGCTCGAGGCTCGGCTGGATGCGTTGCAGCGGCAGATCAATCCGCACTTTCTGTTCAACACTCTGAACTCGATTGCGTCGCTCATACGGTCGAAGCCCGAGCTGGCGCGCGAGATGATCGTCAAGCTCGGCAACATCCTGCGCATGCTGCTGCGGGAGGGCGAGGCGTTTGTCGCCCTGGGGGAGGAGCTGACGTTTACGGATGACTACCTGGACATTGAGGTCGTCCGGTTCGGGGAGAAGCTGCGGGTGGTGAAGGAGATTGCTGCCGACACGCTGGATGTGGTGGTGCCGAGCATGCTGCTGCAGCCGCTGATTGAGAACAGCATCAAGCATGGGTTGGAGCCGCGCATCAGTGGAGGGACGGTAACGCTGCGTAGCCGGATCGAGCATGGGAGGTTGGTGATCGAGATCGAGGACGATGGTGTGGGGATCGAGCCCGGGGGAGGCATGGCGGCTCCGGTGAGCGGGATCGTCCGCGAGGGCTCGGGGATCGGGATGAAGAATGTTCGCGAGCGCATGCAGGTTCTGTATGGGGGAGCGGCGCATGTGGAGATCGTCAGCCGGCCAGGGCGCGGGACGAAGGTGCGGCTGGTGATGCCGGTGGATGGGGTGGAGGGCCGGGAACGGTTGGGGGAGTTCGCGCGGTGA
- a CDS encoding PLP-dependent cysteine synthase family protein, protein MRIGNDVMALVGHTPMVRINRLTAAGSAEVWAKLEMMNPGGSIKDRAALGMVLDAERRGVLKPGGTICEATAGNTGIGLALIGVQRGYRVKLFVPEGFAEEKCIIMRGLGAEVERTPESEMVAGAIRRALAFERETPGAFAAMQFENPANPDFHEETTAVEIFEQMEGRIDAVVFGVGSAGTFTGIARFMKKKLAAVLTVAVETQGSVLQGGEPGHHRVEGIGVSFVPPTFDRSVCDRIVKVTDDDAFAMVRRMAREEGILGGSSSGAMMAAAVEVARELGAGKRVVTLVPDSAERYLSKGILDE, encoded by the coding sequence ATGCGAATCGGGAACGATGTAATGGCGTTGGTGGGGCATACGCCCATGGTGCGGATTAATCGGCTGACTGCTGCCGGATCGGCTGAGGTCTGGGCCAAGCTCGAGATGATGAATCCGGGTGGGAGCATCAAAGACCGCGCGGCGTTGGGGATGGTGCTCGATGCCGAGCGGCGCGGTGTGCTCAAGCCGGGCGGCACGATCTGCGAGGCCACGGCAGGGAATACCGGCATTGGGCTGGCGCTGATTGGAGTGCAGCGCGGCTATCGGGTGAAGCTGTTTGTGCCGGAGGGCTTCGCAGAAGAGAAGTGCATCATCATGCGGGGCCTGGGCGCGGAGGTCGAGCGGACTCCTGAGAGTGAGATGGTAGCGGGAGCGATCCGGCGGGCGTTGGCTTTTGAGCGCGAGACTCCGGGGGCGTTTGCGGCGATGCAGTTTGAGAACCCCGCTAATCCTGACTTTCACGAAGAGACGACAGCGGTGGAGATCTTCGAGCAGATGGAAGGTCGCATCGACGCCGTGGTGTTCGGGGTGGGATCGGCGGGGACGTTTACCGGCATTGCACGGTTTATGAAGAAGAAGCTCGCGGCGGTCCTGACGGTTGCCGTGGAGACCCAGGGCAGCGTGCTGCAGGGGGGCGAGCCGGGGCATCATCGGGTGGAGGGCATCGGCGTGTCGTTTGTGCCGCCGACGTTCGACCGCAGCGTGTGTGATCGCATCGTGAAGGTGACGGACGATGACGCCTTTGCGATGGTGCGGCGGATGGCGCGGGAAGAGGGCATCCTGGGGGGATCGAGCTCCGGCGCGATGATGGCGGCGGCGGTTGAGGTGGCCCGGGAGCTGGGAGCAGGCAAGCGGGTGGTAACGCTGGTTCCGGATTCGGCGGAGCGGTATCTGTCGAAGGGCATTCTGGACGAGTAA
- a CDS encoding AMP-dependent synthetase/ligase encodes MLDLQTVNSVFEIMSSRGDETVALHQVGGEWKPITSKAFYGRVRAVAAKLKSWGIGKGDRVALVSENRWEWAATDFAALAMGVVDVPLYQTLTPEQMGYMLRNSGAKAIFVSTKAQYLKVVAAGEIPSLEHVVVFDEGSFDGAESFAEIVKDSAALEQRDATFDAMVKEVKPEDLATIIYTSGTTGDPKGVMLTHGNLASNMRYSTEGFGIVQGDISISFLPLSHVTARHLDYALYGLKAVLAYCPKIDALTGAMKTVQPTIFLAVPRVYEKIRQSVEHKSTGMKKRILEWAVGRGKANRKKLLLGEEPKGLGWQLANKLVYSKIREAFGGRARIFIAGGAPLGMDSAEWFLDVGIRIFEGYGMTETSPVIARNMFDGYRIGTVGPIVPNMETRIAEDGELEVRGPAVFIGYWQNEEATKSEFTADGWFKTGDIGKIEDGFLSITDRKKELLKTSGGKMVAPQPIENKLKANSLVAQAALIGDKKKFISVLISPNFQTLESWAKQNGVATSDPKALASDPKVQQVYAEIVKKVNADLAHYEAIKKIGVVPEEWSVDGGELTPSMKLKRRVILEKYKSQIEKFYGE; translated from the coding sequence ATGCTTGATCTGCAGACGGTAAACAGTGTGTTCGAGATCATGAGCAGCCGCGGTGATGAGACGGTCGCTCTGCATCAGGTGGGCGGCGAGTGGAAGCCGATTACCTCCAAGGCGTTCTATGGCCGCGTGCGTGCCGTGGCCGCGAAGTTGAAGAGCTGGGGGATCGGCAAGGGCGATCGCGTGGCGCTGGTCAGCGAGAACCGCTGGGAGTGGGCTGCTACGGACTTTGCCGCGCTGGCGATGGGCGTCGTCGATGTGCCGCTCTATCAGACGCTGACGCCCGAGCAGATGGGGTACATGCTCAGGAACTCCGGCGCGAAGGCGATCTTTGTTTCGACCAAGGCCCAGTATCTGAAGGTGGTTGCCGCGGGTGAGATTCCGTCGCTCGAACACGTTGTGGTGTTCGATGAAGGTAGCTTCGACGGCGCGGAGAGCTTTGCGGAGATCGTAAAGGACTCCGCCGCGCTCGAACAGCGGGACGCGACGTTTGACGCGATGGTGAAAGAGGTGAAGCCGGAAGACCTGGCAACGATCATCTACACCTCGGGAACGACGGGCGATCCGAAGGGCGTGATGCTGACGCACGGCAATCTGGCGAGTAATATGCGCTATTCGACCGAGGGTTTCGGTATCGTCCAGGGAGATATTTCGATTTCCTTTCTGCCGCTGTCGCATGTGACGGCACGGCATCTAGACTATGCGCTCTATGGGCTGAAGGCGGTGCTGGCGTATTGTCCGAAGATTGACGCGCTTACCGGCGCGATGAAGACGGTGCAGCCGACGATCTTCCTGGCGGTGCCGCGTGTGTATGAGAAGATCCGGCAGTCGGTGGAGCATAAGTCCACGGGGATGAAGAAGCGCATCCTGGAGTGGGCGGTCGGTCGCGGCAAGGCGAACCGCAAGAAGCTGCTGCTCGGCGAAGAGCCCAAGGGGCTGGGCTGGCAGCTCGCGAACAAGCTTGTCTACAGCAAGATTCGCGAGGCCTTTGGTGGCCGGGCACGGATCTTTATCGCCGGTGGCGCGCCGCTGGGCATGGATTCAGCGGAGTGGTTCCTCGACGTGGGTATTCGTATCTTTGAGGGCTACGGAATGACCGAGACCTCGCCGGTGATCGCGCGCAATATGTTCGACGGCTATCGCATCGGCACGGTGGGACCGATTGTTCCGAACATGGAGACGCGCATCGCGGAGGATGGCGAGCTCGAAGTGCGTGGGCCTGCGGTCTTCATCGGCTACTGGCAGAACGAGGAGGCGACGAAGAGCGAGTTCACGGCGGACGGCTGGTTCAAGACCGGCGATATCGGCAAGATTGAGGACGGGTTCCTCTCCATCACCGACCGCAAGAAGGAATTGCTTAAGACCAGCGGCGGAAAGATGGTCGCGCCGCAGCCGATCGAGAACAAGTTGAAGGCCAACAGCCTGGTCGCGCAGGCGGCTTTGATCGGGGACAAGAAGAAGTTCATCAGCGTGCTCATTTCGCCGAACTTCCAGACGCTGGAGAGCTGGGCCAAGCAGAATGGCGTTGCAACCAGTGATCCCAAGGCATTGGCTAGCGATCCTAAGGTGCAGCAGGTCTATGCCGAGATCGTGAAGAAGGTGAACGCCGACCTCGCGCACTACGAGGCGATCAAGAAGATCGGCGTCGTGCCGGAGGAGTGGAGCGTGGACGGCGGAGAGCTGACTCCGAGCATGAAGCTCAAGCGCCGCGTGATCCTGGAGAAGTACAAGTCCCAGATCGAGAAGTTCTATGGAGAGTAG
- the gpmI gene encoding 2,3-bisphosphoglycerate-independent phosphoglycerate mutase, whose amino-acid sequence MRKNGPVILTILDGWGYRAETNANAIALARKPTYDRLLREYPNTLIRASENFVGLPDGQMGNSEVGHLNLGAGRVVRMDISRIDAAIANGDFFEDPALLKAIRHAVEEGRALHLIGLVSDGGVHSQQRHLHALLRLAAMHKLERVYVHAFMDGRDTMPTSGVGYLEELQQKFAEYGVGRLASVSGRYFAMDRDLRWEKEAKAFRAMVTAQAEGGAYYDAVERVRESYNNGVTDEFIEPFVCIDEHGAPIGRIADHDAVICFNYRADRVRQITRVLARNSGITADRGMSLPKAAELDAEIPLESVPRDLHYLTMTQYDPKFSLPMVIPPESMDNLLANVMGVHSLRNLRVAETEKYAHVTYFFNGGIEKPFPGEERELVQSQKVATYDLAPEMSANGIADVVVRSITDTAFDVIIVNFANADMVGHSGKIEPTVKAVEVVDACLGRIYDAVRAHGASWIITADHGNAEMLVDPVTGGPHTAHTTNPVPFILVTDQGKKIGVREGGSLRDISPTILSLMDLELPKQMTGGDLRVVPS is encoded by the coding sequence ATGCGAAAGAACGGACCGGTCATCCTGACCATTTTGGACGGCTGGGGTTACCGTGCCGAGACGAACGCCAACGCCATTGCTCTGGCCCGCAAGCCGACGTATGACCGTCTGCTGCGCGAGTATCCGAATACGCTGATTCGCGCGAGCGAGAACTTCGTTGGGCTGCCGGATGGGCAGATGGGGAACTCCGAGGTTGGGCATCTCAACCTCGGGGCGGGACGCGTTGTGCGCATGGATATCTCGCGTATCGACGCGGCGATTGCGAATGGCGATTTCTTTGAAGATCCGGCTTTGTTAAAAGCCATACGGCACGCCGTTGAAGAGGGCCGTGCTCTGCACCTGATCGGCCTGGTATCGGATGGTGGTGTGCACTCGCAGCAGCGTCATCTGCACGCGCTGCTGCGGTTGGCTGCGATGCACAAGCTTGAACGCGTGTATGTGCATGCCTTCATGGATGGCCGCGACACGATGCCGACCAGCGGTGTGGGTTATCTCGAGGAGTTACAGCAGAAGTTTGCAGAGTACGGTGTGGGCAGGCTGGCCAGCGTGAGCGGACGCTACTTTGCGATGGACCGCGATCTTCGCTGGGAGAAGGAAGCCAAGGCGTTTCGCGCGATGGTGACGGCGCAGGCTGAGGGTGGCGCGTATTATGACGCCGTCGAACGGGTGCGCGAGAGCTACAACAACGGCGTTACCGATGAGTTCATCGAGCCGTTCGTGTGCATCGACGAGCACGGCGCGCCGATTGGGCGTATCGCGGACCACGATGCCGTGATCTGCTTCAACTACCGCGCGGATCGGGTGCGGCAGATTACACGGGTGCTTGCGCGAAACAGCGGCATTACCGCGGACCGTGGGATGAGCCTTCCGAAGGCGGCGGAGCTCGATGCGGAGATTCCGCTGGAGAGCGTGCCGCGCGATCTGCACTACCTGACGATGACCCAGTACGATCCTAAGTTTTCTCTGCCGATGGTGATTCCGCCGGAGAGCATGGATAACCTGCTGGCGAACGTGATGGGGGTGCATAGTCTGCGCAACCTGCGCGTGGCCGAGACGGAGAAGTATGCGCACGTGACGTACTTCTTCAACGGCGGGATCGAGAAGCCGTTTCCGGGAGAAGAGCGTGAGCTGGTGCAGTCGCAGAAGGTGGCGACGTATGACCTGGCTCCGGAGATGTCGGCGAACGGGATTGCGGATGTGGTGGTGCGGTCGATTACGGACACCGCCTTCGACGTGATCATCGTGAACTTTGCGAATGCGGACATGGTCGGGCACTCGGGCAAGATCGAGCCGACTGTGAAGGCGGTCGAGGTAGTCGATGCCTGCCTGGGGCGGATCTATGATGCGGTGCGTGCGCATGGGGCGTCGTGGATCATTACCGCCGATCACGGCAACGCGGAGATGCTAGTTGATCCTGTGACCGGCGGCCCTCATACGGCGCATACGACGAATCCTGTGCCGTTTATTCTTGTGACCGATCAGGGGAAGAAGATTGGCGTGAGGGAGGGTGGGTCGCTGCGGGATATCTCGCCGACGATTCTTTCGTTGATGGATCTGGAGTTGCCGAAGCAGATGACGGGTGGGGATCTGCGGGTGGTGCCGAGCTAG
- the eno gene encoding phosphopyruvate hydratase codes for MTEIVSIHAREILDSRGNPTVEADVVLADGVRGRAAVPSGASTGEHEAVELRDGDKEHYLGKGVLQAVENVESILAPELAGMDASNQRLIDATMLAIDGTENKSRLGANAILAVSMACARASADALGIPLYRYFGGVNACILPTPMMNILNGGAHADNNVDFQEFMVMPVGAETFSDALRWGTEVFHTLKGVLKKKGYNTAVGDEGGFAPSLKSNVEALELILEAIELAGYKAGEQIAIALDPASSEFYDKSTGKYIFKKSDKSEKNSEQMAAYWESWVRQYPIISIEDGLAEDDWTGWKILTEKIGRNVQLVGDDLFVTNSKRLQRGIEEGVGNSILVKVNQIGTISETLEAIELARRSGYTSIISHRSGETEDTFIADLAVGTGAGQIKTGSASRTDRIAKYNQLLRIEEELGQTAEFLGRSSVNCGE; via the coding sequence ATGACTGAGATTGTGTCCATTCACGCACGAGAGATTCTGGATAGCCGCGGCAACCCGACGGTGGAAGCCGATGTCGTGCTCGCAGACGGTGTACGCGGCCGCGCGGCTGTGCCCAGCGGCGCTTCGACCGGCGAGCATGAGGCGGTGGAACTTCGTGATGGAGACAAGGAGCACTATCTCGGCAAGGGTGTTCTGCAGGCGGTGGAGAACGTCGAGAGCATCCTGGCGCCGGAGCTTGCGGGCATGGATGCCAGCAACCAGCGCCTGATCGACGCGACAATGCTCGCGATCGACGGCACGGAGAACAAGAGCCGGCTCGGCGCGAACGCGATCCTGGCGGTGTCGATGGCCTGCGCCCGCGCTTCGGCCGACGCACTGGGGATTCCGCTGTACCGCTACTTCGGCGGCGTGAATGCGTGCATTCTGCCCACGCCGATGATGAACATTCTGAACGGCGGCGCCCATGCCGACAACAACGTGGACTTCCAGGAGTTCATGGTGATGCCGGTGGGTGCGGAGACGTTCTCCGATGCGCTGCGTTGGGGCACCGAGGTCTTCCACACGCTGAAGGGCGTGCTGAAGAAGAAGGGCTACAACACGGCTGTCGGCGATGAGGGTGGATTCGCGCCGTCGCTGAAGTCGAACGTCGAGGCGTTGGAGCTGATTCTTGAGGCGATCGAGCTGGCCGGTTACAAGGCGGGCGAGCAGATTGCAATTGCCCTCGATCCGGCGTCGAGCGAGTTCTACGACAAGAGCACGGGCAAGTACATCTTCAAGAAGTCGGATAAGAGCGAGAAGAACTCGGAGCAGATGGCGGCGTACTGGGAGAGCTGGGTGCGCCAGTATCCGATCATCAGCATCGAGGACGGCCTGGCTGAGGACGACTGGACGGGCTGGAAGATCCTGACCGAGAAGATCGGGCGCAACGTGCAGCTTGTGGGCGACGATCTGTTTGTGACGAACTCCAAGCGGCTGCAGCGCGGTATCGAAGAGGGTGTGGGTAACTCGATCCTGGTGAAGGTGAACCAGATCGGCACAATCTCCGAGACGCTGGAAGCGATTGAATTGGCTCGTCGCAGCGGTTATACGTCGATCATCTCGCACCGTTCGGGCGAGACCGAAGACACGTTCATCGCGGACCTCGCGGTGGGTACGGGAGCAGGACAGATCAAGACGGGCTCGGCCTCGCGTACGGATCGTATTGCGAAGTACAACCAGCTGCTGCGCATCGAGGAAGAGCTCGGGCAGACGGCGGAGTTCCTGGGCCGCAGTTCAGTGAACTGCGGAGAGTAA
- a CDS encoding HAD family acid phosphatase has product MESRSFRWLAMIWLVAGVAGAQAPVVPTDHYGPPVCSAAAVPAHRMTAEAAKAEQEQGADDSHAILSAEPVENFAIARYRLADYADCVGTNGCYWADLDAQYRRAEVALATAVAAKKPGEKLAVVMDIDETALSSYCEMKHEDFGYVGPLFNAWIVSPEASVAIPGGLRFFNKAKAAGVSVFFITGRAGVPDYSSGKPAADQTEATARNLEAAGYRGWAGLVLRNGGENTVSTIEYKSEERHRIADKGYRIVMSVGDQWSDLLGEPKAEVSVKLPNPFYFLP; this is encoded by the coding sequence ATGGAGAGTAGGTCCTTCCGCTGGCTGGCGATGATATGGCTGGTAGCAGGAGTGGCCGGGGCGCAGGCCCCGGTGGTGCCGACCGATCACTATGGGCCGCCGGTATGTTCGGCGGCTGCGGTCCCGGCGCACCGCATGACGGCGGAGGCCGCGAAGGCCGAGCAGGAGCAGGGAGCGGACGACTCACACGCGATCCTTTCGGCGGAGCCGGTGGAGAACTTCGCGATAGCCCGTTATCGCCTGGCGGATTATGCCGATTGTGTCGGAACAAACGGCTGCTACTGGGCCGATCTGGACGCTCAGTACAGACGCGCGGAGGTGGCTTTGGCTACAGCCGTCGCCGCGAAGAAGCCGGGCGAGAAGCTCGCGGTGGTGATGGACATCGACGAGACCGCGCTTTCAAGCTACTGCGAGATGAAGCACGAGGACTTCGGATACGTTGGCCCGCTGTTCAATGCCTGGATCGTGTCGCCGGAGGCCTCCGTGGCGATTCCCGGAGGCCTGCGGTTTTTCAACAAGGCGAAGGCTGCCGGGGTCTCTGTGTTCTTTATTACGGGGAGGGCCGGAGTTCCGGACTACTCGTCCGGCAAGCCTGCGGCGGACCAGACCGAGGCGACGGCTCGGAATCTTGAGGCGGCGGGCTATCGTGGCTGGGCAGGGTTGGTGCTGCGCAATGGCGGCGAAAATACGGTATCGACGATCGAGTACAAGTCGGAGGAGCGCCACAGGATTGCGGATAAGGGGTATCGCATCGTGATGAGCGTGGGCGACCAGTGGAGCGATCTGCTGGGGGAGCCGAAGGCTGAGGTCAGCGTGAAGCTGCCGAACCCGTTTTACTTTTTGCCGTAA
- a CDS encoding MBL fold metallo-hydrolase has product MGLLKRAEKDGRRFLNPVPAAVGGFSIALKVLPHYLSNKEETEPRIPLGPFHTDAALYAEAPASGLRVTWFGHSSLLVEIDGVRVLIDPIWEQRASPMQWFGPKRFFAPTLALEDLPPVDVVLISHDHYDHFGAQTLRRLATLNPKIRWVTSLGVGERLRRLGVEAGQIQELDWTQSAEVSGQAAGVSLKITAWPSKHFSGRGLFDRFTTLWSSFVLEGPKHRVYFGADSGWWEGFAEIAAQYDGFDLTMLEIGAFSPLWSDIHMGPDGAARAYQDLGGPEKAGLLMPIHWGLFNLALHGWRQPMERMMEVAQSEGLPLWSPQPGVPSEVTSGDRLFSAWWHHK; this is encoded by the coding sequence ATGGGTTTATTGAAACGAGCTGAAAAAGACGGGCGCAGGTTTCTGAACCCTGTGCCGGCGGCGGTGGGCGGGTTTAGCATCGCCCTGAAGGTTCTGCCGCATTACCTGAGCAACAAGGAAGAGACGGAGCCCAGGATTCCGCTGGGGCCGTTTCACACGGATGCCGCCCTTTATGCGGAGGCTCCGGCGAGCGGGTTGCGGGTGACCTGGTTTGGGCACTCTTCGTTGCTGGTTGAGATCGATGGTGTGCGCGTCCTGATCGATCCGATCTGGGAGCAGCGCGCGAGTCCGATGCAGTGGTTCGGGCCGAAGCGCTTCTTTGCTCCCACGCTGGCGCTGGAAGACCTGCCGCCGGTGGATGTGGTGCTGATCTCGCACGACCACTATGACCACTTCGGAGCGCAAACGCTTCGCCGGTTGGCCACGCTGAACCCGAAGATCCGGTGGGTGACTTCGCTCGGAGTAGGCGAACGGCTGAGGCGGCTTGGGGTGGAAGCGGGCCAGATCCAGGAACTCGACTGGACACAGAGCGCAGAGGTCTCGGGGCAGGCGGCGGGTGTGTCGCTGAAGATTACGGCGTGGCCGTCGAAGCACTTTTCGGGTCGCGGATTGTTCGACCGCTTCACGACGCTGTGGAGTTCCTTCGTGCTTGAAGGGCCGAAACATCGGGTGTACTTCGGGGCTGACTCCGGCTGGTGGGAGGGGTTTGCTGAGATCGCCGCGCAGTACGACGGCTTCGACCTGACCATGCTGGAGATCGGAGCCTTCAGCCCCCTCTGGTCGGATATCCACATGGGTCCGGACGGGGCGGCGAGGGCCTATCAGGATCTGGGCGGGCCGGAGAAGGCTGGGTTGCTGATGCCCATTCACTGGGGATTGTTCAACCTGGCATTGCATGGTTGGCGTCAGCCAATGGAACGGATGATGGAGGTGGCGCAGTCGGAAGGGCTGCCGCTCTGGTCTCCACAGCCTGGAGTTCCTTCTGAGGTCACGTCCGGAGACAGACTGTTCTCTGCCTGGTGGCATCATAAATAA
- a CDS encoding helix-turn-helix domain-containing protein: MAGAANVQVALREVMDIRQAAEYLGISGDTLYRYASEGFVPAFKLGNRWRFRKSLLDAWMDEKSGVTPPSQHVDPAKKKPVSRAR, translated from the coding sequence ATGGCAGGGGCAGCGAACGTACAAGTGGCATTGCGCGAGGTGATGGATATCCGCCAGGCGGCAGAGTATCTGGGGATCAGCGGCGACACGCTCTATCGTTATGCGTCTGAGGGTTTCGTGCCGGCGTTCAAGCTGGGCAATCGCTGGCGCTTTCGAAAGAGCCTGCTCGACGCCTGGATGGACGAGAAGAGCGGGGTTACTCCGCCCTCGCAGCATGTCGATCCGGCGAAGAAGAAGCCTGTGTCGCGGGCTCGTTAG
- a CDS encoding DUF3368 domain-containing protein, producing MIVVADTSPINYLVLIGHIEILPYFYGRVLIPPTVWEELQDANTPEQVRFWIARAPDWLETRVLLQAPDASLDFLDRGEREAIALAEQLGADRMIVDETLARGEAQRRKLSVIGTLGVLRNAARAGLLNLPEALSELQKTSFYVAPELIRSLLEEDTSRLKKA from the coding sequence ATGATCGTTGTTGCTGACACTTCGCCAATCAACTATCTCGTGCTGATCGGGCATATTGAAATCCTGCCCTATTTCTATGGTCGTGTTCTGATTCCGCCGACCGTCTGGGAAGAGTTGCAGGACGCCAATACTCCCGAGCAGGTTCGTTTCTGGATCGCACGAGCCCCAGATTGGCTGGAAACACGGGTTTTGTTGCAAGCACCTGATGCTTCTCTTGATTTTCTTGATCGTGGAGAACGTGAAGCGATTGCCCTGGCTGAACAGCTTGGAGCAGATCGCATGATCGTTGATGAGACGCTTGCACGTGGAGAGGCGCAGAGGCGGAAGCTGTCGGTGATTGGAACATTAGGGGTGCTGCGTAATGCCGCTCGTGCCGGTCTACTGAACCTTCCTGAGGCGCTCTCAGAACTACAAAAGACGAGTTTCTATGTAGCTCCCGAATTGATTCGGTCTCTGCTCGAAGAAGACACTTCGCGATTGAAGAAAGCTTAA